In Neofelis nebulosa isolate mNeoNeb1 chromosome 10, mNeoNeb1.pri, whole genome shotgun sequence, one DNA window encodes the following:
- the LOC131488892 gene encoding secretoglobin family 1D member 2-like, whose amino-acid sequence MRLFLSVLLVTLALCCYEANASACPAFVADLSGFLWKTPGLFKLSLAKYGAPPEAVQAVLDVKSCTDNISIPGKTILTEILVKITKECGN is encoded by the exons atGAGGCTGTTCCTGAGTGTCCTGCTGGTCACTCTGGCTCTTTGCTGCTATGAGG CCAATGCGTCGGCCTGTCCAGCCTTTGTGGCAGATCTCTCAGGCTTCCTCTGGAAAACTCCAGGTCTCTTCAAGCTATCACTTGCAAAATATGGTGCACCTCCAGAAGCCGTTCAGGCCGTTTTGGATGTGAAGAGTTGCACAGATAACATCTCCATACCCGGAAAAACGATACTTACAGAAATATTG GTGAAAATCACAAAAGAGTGTGGAAATTAA